A section of the Oryzias melastigma strain HK-1 linkage group LG2, ASM292280v2, whole genome shotgun sequence genome encodes:
- the enpp4 gene encoding bis(5'-adenosyl)-triphosphatase enpp4 isoform X2 — MLLEILVGFLCAVSAAEEDAVPPLLLVSFDGFRADYLNRFPMQNLKHLYSEGVLVKELTNVFITKTFPNHYSLVTGLFAESHGILASNMYDPVTHKHFNIRNDSDPLWWSEAEPLWLTALDSGYKTAAVMWPGSDVLIGNRTATHFFPYNPNVTFRERLGNVTSWMLGNGTEPGVMFTALYWEEPDRSGHIFGPDNTTAMAEVLKEVDDNVGLLVSELKRTGLWGRINLIITSDHGMAQCSNERLIRLDDCLHPDNYTLVDLTPVAALIPNGDAAFDLLKKCHPHMTAYLKNAIPDRLHYRNNERIQPLILIADEGWTIVQRGNKLPRMGDHGYDNSLHSMHPFLAAVGPSFHRGVQIKSLQSVDVYPLMCSLLSVPPRSNNGSLNHSRCLLAHESCWTLSQVIVLVVGVLLLLSLITALFPLMSSHLSLLQRPFQRLRSCNNDDDDDSLLE; from the exons ATGTTGCTTGAAATACTTGTGGGCTTCCTGTGCGCCGTTTCCGCTGCAGAAGAAGACGCGGTTCCCCCTCTGCTGCTGGTGTCCTTCGACGGTTTCCGAGCGGACTACTTGAACCGGTTCCCCATGCAGAACCTCAAACACCTGTATAGTGAAGGCGTTCTAGTGAAGGAACTCACCAACGTCTTCATCACCAAGACGTTTCCCAACCACTACAGCTta GTTACAGGACTGTTCGCAGAGTCCCACGGCATTTTGGCGTCCAACATGTACGACCCTGTCACCCACAAGCACTTCAACATCAGGAATGACAGCGACCCGTTGTGGTGGAGCGAGGCCGAACCCCTCTGGCTCACCGCTCTCGACTCCGGCTACAAGACAGCGGCTGTTATGTGGCCCGGCTCGGACGTTCTGATTGGCAATCGCACAGCCACGCACTTCTTCCCATACAACCCCAACGTGACGTTCCGGGAACGATTAGGGAACGTGACGAGCTGGATGTTGGGGAACGGAACG gaACCAGGAGTGATGTTTACAGCGCTGTACTGGGAGGAACCGGACCGATCGGGTCACATTTTTGGCCCTGACAACACAACAGCAATGGCTGAAGTACTTAAGGAG GTTGACGATAATGTCGGCCTGCTGGTGTCAGAGCTGAAGCGAACCGGCCTCTGGGGACGTATTAACCTCATCATAACCAGCGACCACGGCATGGCTCAATGCTCCAACGAGCGCCTCATCCGATTGGACGACTGCCTCCACCCCGACAACTACACACTGGTGGACCTCACACCTGTGGCGGCCCTCATTCCAAACGGAG ATGCTGCGTTTGACCTGCTGAAGAAGTGCCACCCCCACATGACTGCATACTTGAAGAACGCCATCCCTGATAGGCTACACTACCGGAACAATGAACGCATCCAACCACTTATACTGATTGCCGATGAGGGTTGGACCATAGTCCAACGAGGGAACAAGCTGCCGCGAA tggGTGATCATGGCTACGACAACTCCCTACACAGCATGCACCCCTTTCTGGCTGCAGTGGGGCCCAGTTTCCATCGGGGTGTccaaataaaaagtttacaGAGCGTGGACGTTTACCCGCTTATGTGCAGCCTGTTGTCGGTGCCGCCGCGATCCAACAACGGCTCGCTGAACCATTCGCGGTGCCTCCTGGCCCATGAGAGCTGCTGGACTCTCTCCCAAGTGATTGTGCTGGTGGTGGGCGTCCTGCTTCTACTCTCTTTGATCACTG ctctgttccctCTGATGAGCTCCCACCTCTCCTTGCTCCAGCGGCCGTTTCAGAGGCTGCGCTCGTGTAACAACGACGATGACGACGACTCGTTGTTGGAGTAA
- the enpp4 gene encoding bis(5'-adenosyl)-triphosphatase enpp4 isoform X1: MLLEILVGFLCAVSAAEEDAVPPLLLVSFDGFRADYLNRFPMQNLKHLYSEGVLVKELTNVFITKTFPNHYSLVTGLFAESHGILASNMYDPVTHKHFNIRNDSDPLWWSEAEPLWLTALDSGYKTAAVMWPGSDVLIGNRTATHFFPYNPNVTFRERLGNVTSWMLGNGTEPGVMFTALYWEEPDRSGHIFGPDNTTAMAEVLKEVDDNVGLLVSELKRTGLWGRINLIITSDHGMAQCSNERLIRLDDCLHPDNYTLVDLTPVAALIPNGDPDAAFDLLKKCHPHMTAYLKNAIPDRLHYRNNERIQPLILIADEGWTIVQRGNKLPRMGDHGYDNSLHSMHPFLAAVGPSFHRGVQIKSLQSVDVYPLMCSLLSVPPRSNNGSLNHSRCLLAHESCWTLSQVIVLVVGVLLLLSLITALFPLMSSHLSLLQRPFQRLRSCNNDDDDDSLLE; this comes from the exons ATGTTGCTTGAAATACTTGTGGGCTTCCTGTGCGCCGTTTCCGCTGCAGAAGAAGACGCGGTTCCCCCTCTGCTGCTGGTGTCCTTCGACGGTTTCCGAGCGGACTACTTGAACCGGTTCCCCATGCAGAACCTCAAACACCTGTATAGTGAAGGCGTTCTAGTGAAGGAACTCACCAACGTCTTCATCACCAAGACGTTTCCCAACCACTACAGCTta GTTACAGGACTGTTCGCAGAGTCCCACGGCATTTTGGCGTCCAACATGTACGACCCTGTCACCCACAAGCACTTCAACATCAGGAATGACAGCGACCCGTTGTGGTGGAGCGAGGCCGAACCCCTCTGGCTCACCGCTCTCGACTCCGGCTACAAGACAGCGGCTGTTATGTGGCCCGGCTCGGACGTTCTGATTGGCAATCGCACAGCCACGCACTTCTTCCCATACAACCCCAACGTGACGTTCCGGGAACGATTAGGGAACGTGACGAGCTGGATGTTGGGGAACGGAACG gaACCAGGAGTGATGTTTACAGCGCTGTACTGGGAGGAACCGGACCGATCGGGTCACATTTTTGGCCCTGACAACACAACAGCAATGGCTGAAGTACTTAAGGAG GTTGACGATAATGTCGGCCTGCTGGTGTCAGAGCTGAAGCGAACCGGCCTCTGGGGACGTATTAACCTCATCATAACCAGCGACCACGGCATGGCTCAATGCTCCAACGAGCGCCTCATCCGATTGGACGACTGCCTCCACCCCGACAACTACACACTGGTGGACCTCACACCTGTGGCGGCCCTCATTCCAAACGGAG ATCCAGATGCTGCGTTTGACCTGCTGAAGAAGTGCCACCCCCACATGACTGCATACTTGAAGAACGCCATCCCTGATAGGCTACACTACCGGAACAATGAACGCATCCAACCACTTATACTGATTGCCGATGAGGGTTGGACCATAGTCCAACGAGGGAACAAGCTGCCGCGAA tggGTGATCATGGCTACGACAACTCCCTACACAGCATGCACCCCTTTCTGGCTGCAGTGGGGCCCAGTTTCCATCGGGGTGTccaaataaaaagtttacaGAGCGTGGACGTTTACCCGCTTATGTGCAGCCTGTTGTCGGTGCCGCCGCGATCCAACAACGGCTCGCTGAACCATTCGCGGTGCCTCCTGGCCCATGAGAGCTGCTGGACTCTCTCCCAAGTGATTGTGCTGGTGGTGGGCGTCCTGCTTCTACTCTCTTTGATCACTG ctctgttccctCTGATGAGCTCCCACCTCTCCTTGCTCCAGCGGCCGTTTCAGAGGCTGCGCTCGTGTAACAACGACGATGACGACGACTCGTTGTTGGAGTAA